A segment of the uncultured Desulfobulbus sp. genome:
GTGTCACTCATGCCAAACCTCCATAACTGCTGGTATTGATGAAAGGTGATTTCTGGTTCAATTGATACGAAATGAGAAAAGCTACTTCATCTTTCGAATCAACTCAAACAAAATCACAGTCTATACAAAAAATCTCCAGACTCCACGAGGGGAGTCTGGAGATTCGTACTAGACAATCAATGTCTTATCGAAATCAGATCCAAGGCTCTGTTTCGATAATGTTGATGCACGGAACTTTCTCGCATTTCCACTCTTTGGTGCTCGGATCAAAGGTGGAGTTAACGAAGCACTTCCAGTTCTCGTCATCACAGGTCGGGTAGTCAGAGCGATAGTAGAAGCCCGGGTAACGGGACTCTTTACGGAACTCGATGTGACGGATGTGGGTCTCTACACACCAGATACGATGGTAGTTCTCCCAAGCACGCATCAGCTCATGGAGGTCAGCAGCAGCCATCTTCTCTGCATCTTCACGCATCATCTGGAGCAGATCCAGACAGATGTTGAGCAGTTTGCCAGAGGTCATGTAGTAGGTAGCAACACCACCACCGTACTCATCGGTGGCTTTCATCAGACGCATCATCATACCAGCAGGTTTGATGTAGTTGGGGTTAACGTCTGCGGCGGTAGATGCATCTTTGAACTCTTCGTAGAGTTTAACCGGTGCGTAGATCTCGTCAGCCAGCTCTTGAGCGGTCTGAGCCAACTCAGGGGTGAAGTCTGCGTTATCGCGGCAGTACTTAACCATCTGTTTTGCACAGATACGACCCTCAGCATGGGATCCGGAAGAGAACTTATGACCGGAAGCACCAACACCGTCACCAGCAGTGAACAGACCGTTAACGGTGGTCATGCGGTTATAACCCCATTTGTACTGGTGAGAACGAGGACCATCTACTGAAGGTACCCAATCCTCTTCCGGACCAGAAGTCCAGATACCACAACAACCGGAGTGAGATCCGAGCATGTAGGGTTCGGTCGGCATGATCTCAGACCCTACTTTCTCAGGCTCTACGTTAGCACCGGCCCAGAGACCAGCCTGACCAACAGACATATCGAGGAAGTCTTCCCAAGCCTCAGACTCGAGGTGTTTCCAGAATTTCTTAACAGCCTTCTCGTCTTTACCAGCTTCACGCTGTGCATCCAAGAATGCATTCAGAGCAACGTCGGTAGCCATGTAGATCGGACCACGGCCGGCAGCCAGCTCGTTGATCATGAGATGGTTACGCAGACAGGTAGGGGTAACTGCAGACTGACCGTACGGCATGAACTTGGAGAGTTCGTCTTTGACTGCATCGCTGTTTGCGTAGAACTCGCCCAGACCGTTCTGTACTTTAGCTTTGAACAGAAGGAACCATGCACCAACCGGACCGTAACCGTCTTTGAAACGTGCGGGGGTGAAGCGGTTTTCCATCATGGTCAGGGTAGCACCAACCTGAGCACACATGGTGTAGGTGGAACCAGCGTTCCATACAGGGTACCAAGCGCGACCTTTACCCTCACCAGTGGAGCGAGGACGGAAGATGTTAACAGCACCACCACAAGCTACGAGAGCAGCTTTGCAGGTGAAAACGTGAACCTTGTTCTCACGAGTGGAGAAACCAACAGCACCGGCGATGGTGTTCTCTTTGTTTTTGTCGAGCAGCATCTTGACGATGAAAACGCGCTCCATGACATTCTCTTCGCCCAGAGCTTTTTTAGCAGGCTCAGCAACGATGCATTTATAAGACTCACCGTTAATCATGATCTGCCATTTACCGGTACGTACCGGGGTACCACCCTCGCGGAGGGTAGGAGCAGGCTTGGCGCCGTCGAGGTTCTCACCTTCAGCGTTTTTCTTCCATACGGGCAGACCCCACTCCTCGAACAGCTTAACAGACTCGTCAACGTGACGGCCGAGGTCGTAGATGAGATCCTCACGAACAACGCCCATCAGGTCGTTACGTACCATCTTGACGTAATCTTCGATGGCATTCTCGCCGATGTAGGTATTGATAGCGGACAAACCCTGAGCAACAGCACCGGAGCGCTCCATGGCAGCTTTGTCGCAGAGGATGATTTTCATGTCTGCGGGAGCCCATTTTTTGATCTCGAAAGCGGTACCACAAGCGGCCATACCACCACCAACGATCAGAACGTCACAGCTATGCTCAACGATTTCCGGATTGACAACGGCGGCAAGCTCGCCTTTCGGCTTATTCGGTAATGCCATGTTTTCTATCTCCTCAGAATAATTTTCAGAATAGAAGTTTATGTAATTCCCAGTTCACCAACAACCTAAATTAGGCAAGTTTGGTGGGTGTCGGCAGATTGCTCTCAAGCAGCAAGCACTCGTCATCCAGGTTTGCACCAGTCTGACCGGCGTACTCGTTGGATGCACCCTCTGCGGTTGTACGGATCGGGAATTTGAAACGTTTGATGTTACCGTTACGGAATTTGACCGTCCACATGATGGAATCGGAAGAACGCATCGGATGAACCTGGCCGCCCAACGGTACGAAGTCATCATAACCGCGAACGAAGATAGCACCCTGCGGGCAGATCTTAACACAGGAATAGCACTCCCAGCATGCATCCGGCTCCTGATTGTAAGCTCTCATAGCCTCAACATTGAGAACCATCAGATCGTTGGGGCAGATGTACATGCAGGCAGTCTTATCTCCACCCTTGCAACCATCACATTTTGAAGGATCTACGTAACTTGGCATTAAACTACCTCCTCACTTGGATTTTCCTTTATGGCGCCCGTTTTTGGGCAGCCAATAACCTCTAGCTTCTTGCTTCAAGAAAAACAAATACTCAGATCATGCAGCCATCCGTTTTCCACCATAACCGAATTTTGCAACATGCTCATATAACACGTCTTTTCAGACGAATATTATCTTTTAAAAAAATGAACAGCCACTCATTCTGGTCGTGATGATCTTTTAATTTGTTGCCCGGGGTATGTCAAGAAAAATCGTCGAAAAAACAAGGCTGAACACTAAAACTTAAGCAAAGTATCAGAATTATGGATATATACTTATCACCTACGCCCATTGTAGGATTTGGAGCCCGTAAAAAAGGCGGTTGACAAAGGGGAGAGATGAAGGAAACAGCATTTGAGCTTTGAGAACAAAAGAATGAAAGAACAACGCGAAGAGAGGGTAAGAGGAGGTCTTTTTTGCATGCAGGAGATCACACCAATGCGGCACAGGTGGTCGACTGGGGACGAGGTCATACACATATACCTTGAGCATGTTAAAGGGAGGATGCTCCTTTCCGAACAGAGAGCTTCCCGGAAAGGGAGAGTGAGTGGAATGTACGCCTAACCCTGGTTAAAATGCAAGCAGTTATAGTTCCCCCCTGCTCTTTCAGTGTTGACTTTACTTACAACTGCCAGATCAATGCTGATTAATATTTATTCCAGGGTACTCTTTTTACAGTACCTTTTTTCAGTTACGCCCCATAGTCAGGGACAACCTCTTCAGCAAAATTATTTTTTTGACCATCCCCCTCTATGCGCTCATTGTGCAAAATGTTCTCGAGCACCCTGGCTCCACTATTTTGCTGAACGCATTGGTGTCAAGTTCCGTGCTGGCGAGTGGCTGCGACTATAAATCTTCTTCCGAATAGGATGAGCGCACCAACACCTCTCGTGGCCGAGCGCCGTCTGCCGGACCGACAATGCCTTCGCGCTCCATGATCTCTATCATCCGCGCTGCACGATTGTAACCTACTCGCAATCGTCGCTGCACCATGGAGATGGATGCCTGACCAGTCTCCGTCACGATGGCCACAGCTTCGTCATACTTCTCGTCATACTCTTCTTCTCCGGTCTCAACCATTTCCGGCTCTTCCTCTACCACCTGGAGCACACTCTCGTCGTACTCTGCACTGCCCTGCTCCTTCAGTTTTGTGACAAGTCGCTCGGTTTCCTGTTCCGAAATGAAGGCACCATGAATACGCTGTAATTTTGCAGCCCCAGGAGGAAGAAAGAGCATATCCCCCATTCCCAGTAAATGTTCTGCACCTGAACCATCGAGAATGGTCCGCGAGTCGACCTTAGAGGAAACTTTAAAAGAAATACGGGTGGGGAAGTTTGCCTTAATCAAACCGGTGAGCACATCGACAGAAGGACGCTGGGTAGCCAACACAATATGCATACCAGCTGCGCGGGCCATCTGGGCCAGGCGGGCAATGGAGGTCTCAACATCTTTTGAGGCAACCATCATCAAGTCAGCCAGCTCATCGACGATGACGACTATATACGGGAGTTTATCTTCCGCGACCTTGTTGTAGGAAGCAAATGATTTCACCCGGAATTCTTCAAGCAGCCGGTATCGGCGCTCCATCTCCCGCACCGCCCATATTAATGCCCTCGAGGCCATTTTAGCCTCCACGACCACAGGATGGAGCAGGTGAGGAATATCATCGTAGACAGAAAGTTCGATTCGTTTGGGATCGATCATCAGCAAACGCACTTGATCCGGGCTTGCCTTAAAAAGGATGGAGGCAATAAAGGCATTAATTGCAACCGA
Coding sequences within it:
- the aprB gene encoding adenylyl-sulfate reductase subunit beta; its protein translation is MPSYVDPSKCDGCKGGDKTACMYICPNDLMVLNVEAMRAYNQEPDACWECYSCVKICPQGAIFVRGYDDFVPLGGQVHPMRSSDSIMWTVKFRNGNIKRFKFPIRTTAEGASNEYAGQTGANLDDECLLLESNLPTPTKLA
- the aprA gene encoding adenylyl-sulfate reductase subunit alpha, producing MALPNKPKGELAAVVNPEIVEHSCDVLIVGGGMAACGTAFEIKKWAPADMKIILCDKAAMERSGAVAQGLSAINTYIGENAIEDYVKMVRNDLMGVVREDLIYDLGRHVDESVKLFEEWGLPVWKKNAEGENLDGAKPAPTLREGGTPVRTGKWQIMINGESYKCIVAEPAKKALGEENVMERVFIVKMLLDKNKENTIAGAVGFSTRENKVHVFTCKAALVACGGAVNIFRPRSTGEGKGRAWYPVWNAGSTYTMCAQVGATLTMMENRFTPARFKDGYGPVGAWFLLFKAKVQNGLGEFYANSDAVKDELSKFMPYGQSAVTPTCLRNHLMINELAAGRGPIYMATDVALNAFLDAQREAGKDEKAVKKFWKHLESEAWEDFLDMSVGQAGLWAGANVEPEKVGSEIMPTEPYMLGSHSGCCGIWTSGPEEDWVPSVDGPRSHQYKWGYNRMTTVNGLFTAGDGVGASGHKFSSGSHAEGRICAKQMVKYCRDNADFTPELAQTAQELADEIYAPVKLYEEFKDASTAADVNPNYIKPAGMMMRLMKATDEYGGGVATYYMTSGKLLNICLDLLQMMREDAEKMAAADLHELMRAWENYHRIWCVETHIRHIEFRKESRYPGFYYRSDYPTCDDENWKCFVNSTFDPSTKEWKCEKVPCINIIETEPWI